The following proteins are co-located in the Pseudomonas synxantha genome:
- a CDS encoding O-antigen translocase: MTLLRTSFLNGIAVIIKMLTLLGINKMLAIYVGPSGYAALGQFQNAVQMVTTFSTGAISNGVTKYTAEYKDDEDAQRRVWRTAGTIALIGSVVTSILIVCFSKPLAVWCFNDESLYSVFIWCAATVVFFSFNTLLLAILNGKKEISRYILANIGGSLLSLLVTIIMVVQYGLYGALISLVLYQSIAFFVTCLLCYRTPWFRFSNLLGRLDKQIAINLTKFTAMALTTAACVPVSHILVRNYLGSEFGWETAGYWEAMWRLSTAYLLLVTTTLGLYFLPKLSELVNPEDIRKEIVQGYKLILPVAMICGLVIYLMRDFIIGLLFTDAFSPMRDFFAWQMLGDTLKIASWILAYLMLGKAMVKMYIVTEVVFAFGFYLLTVVLTKVGGPIGVTWAHAVNYGVYLVVMYFLIYRKLNQNNAV; encoded by the coding sequence ATGACGCTGCTTCGAACTAGCTTCCTCAATGGTATCGCTGTCATTATCAAAATGCTCACGTTGCTGGGCATTAACAAAATGCTCGCCATTTATGTGGGGCCTTCCGGGTATGCTGCGTTAGGCCAGTTTCAAAATGCTGTGCAAATGGTGACGACGTTTTCTACGGGCGCTATCAGTAATGGGGTGACCAAATACACTGCTGAATATAAAGACGACGAGGACGCACAGCGTCGGGTGTGGCGCACTGCAGGAACGATTGCATTAATCGGCTCGGTTGTAACATCCATACTGATTGTCTGTTTCAGCAAGCCGCTGGCGGTGTGGTGTTTTAATGATGAGTCTTTGTACAGCGTCTTTATCTGGTGCGCTGCTACAGTCGTATTTTTCTCCTTCAATACTTTGCTGCTCGCCATTCTCAATGGCAAGAAGGAAATCAGCCGATATATCTTGGCCAATATCGGGGGGAGTCTTCTTTCCTTACTGGTCACTATCATCATGGTCGTGCAATACGGGCTCTATGGTGCATTGATTTCTCTAGTGCTCTATCAATCCATTGCCTTTTTTGTGACGTGTTTACTGTGCTATAGAACACCGTGGTTTCGGTTTTCGAATCTGCTCGGCCGGTTGGACAAGCAAATTGCCATAAACTTGACAAAGTTTACCGCCATGGCGCTCACCACGGCGGCATGTGTGCCTGTTAGTCATATTTTGGTACGGAACTATCTGGGATCGGAATTTGGGTGGGAGACCGCTGGATATTGGGAGGCCATGTGGCGTCTCAGTACCGCCTATTTGCTGTTGGTGACGACAACGTTGGGCTTGTATTTTCTGCCTAAGTTGTCAGAACTGGTCAATCCAGAGGATATCAGGAAAGAGATCGTGCAAGGCTATAAGCTGATTTTGCCAGTTGCGATGATCTGTGGTTTGGTGATTTACCTCATGAGAGACTTCATTATCGGGCTACTGTTTACCGATGCGTTCAGCCCGATGAGAGATTTCTTCGCCTGGCAGATGCTGGGCGACACGCTGAAAATCGCTAGTTGGATACTTGCCTACCTGATGCTGGGTAAAGCGATGGTTAAGATGTACATCGTTACAGAGGTGGTTTTTGCGTTCGGGTTTTATTTGCTGACGGTCGTGTTGACAAAGGTGGGTGGGCCGATCGGTGTAACGTGGGCTCACGCAGTTAACTACGGTGTTTACTTGGTAGTCATGTACTTTCTTATTTATAGAAAGCTAAATCAAAATAATGCTGTATGA
- a CDS encoding acyltransferase produces the protein MLIELVEFLSLKIRKRGIKLDRRIPDSYLFDFVLSKAFMVINGFMKFRRLSVILVGKRVTVKARSLIFGGEGLVIDEGCFIDALAVKGITFGRGVSLKKNVIIECTGSLTKLGEGLSIGNNVGIGSGSFLGCAGGITIGDDTIIGNYVSFHSENHNFAEPATPIRLQGVNNTGIHIGSNCWIGAKVTVLDGVFLEDGCVIAAGAVLKAGRYASNSIYAGVPAKRIKERSEKDV, from the coding sequence ATGTTGATAGAATTGGTTGAGTTTCTTTCTTTGAAAATCAGGAAGCGAGGCATCAAGCTCGATAGGCGAATTCCAGATAGTTATCTCTTTGACTTCGTTCTTTCTAAAGCGTTTATGGTCATAAATGGCTTCATGAAATTCAGGCGTCTTTCGGTCATCCTTGTAGGCAAGCGCGTTACCGTAAAGGCACGCTCACTGATCTTCGGAGGGGAAGGCCTCGTGATTGATGAGGGTTGCTTTATCGACGCGTTGGCAGTCAAGGGTATTACCTTCGGTCGCGGGGTTTCCTTGAAGAAAAATGTTATTATCGAATGCACGGGGAGTCTGACCAAATTAGGTGAGGGGCTTTCGATCGGTAACAATGTTGGCATCGGCAGCGGCAGCTTCTTGGGCTGCGCAGGTGGTATCACTATTGGCGATGACACGATCATTGGTAACTATGTGTCCTTCCATTCGGAAAATCATAATTTTGCTGAGCCTGCAACGCCTATCCGTCTTCAAGGGGTGAACAACACAGGCATCCATATTGGAAGTAACTGCTGGATTGGCGCCAAAGTGACCGTGCTGGATGGTGTCTTCCTCGAGGATGGTTGTGTGATCGCGGCTGGAGCCGTTTTAAAGGCTGGACGATACGCCTCAAATTCAATTTATGCGGGCGTCCCTGCGAAGCGAATAAAAGAACGTAGCGAAA